One Companilactobacillus heilongjiangensis genomic window, CATCGAACAAGAATGTCAAATTAGAAATGATTTGAATAAAATTCAATTTACCCACTATTTTAGTAATCAATTCATGGAAAAGAATACCAAGTTCTTTTGTATTGAAGAATTTTTTGAATCCGTGGGTGTAACAAGTCAAAACGCTTTAGAACGTCTGCCGATCGAAGATTGGGAAGCACATGTCCAAAAATCGACCATTTTTTCGTCATGGCAGGAAATGCTCGACTGTGCTGGTCAAGAGTATGCATTAAATAATTTCTATTGACTGCAAAATTCTGTCAACTGAATTAATCTATAATTATAAAAATAAAATAGCTCACTATTCTTGAGGTAATAACCAAGAATAGTGAGCTTTATTTTTACGCATAAATAAATTTCTAATTTCTATAACCAACATGTGCCATTGCTGGAACTTCATCCCATGCGACCGGATAACCAGCTCCATGCGCGCAAAAGACTGAATCGGGAGTATTTTCCAAATCTGAGACTGGATCATAATCTGCTGCCGCAATTACTTCTTCAGCATTGTGACATGGTCGATATCCGTCCACGATACTTTCCAACTGACCTTGACCATGCGTGTATGAATTGACTGTTTGGGCGTACCCTTGCATCTCTGAAACCGGGGCAAAACCAGTTATAGTCGGCAAATTCAATTCACCTTGAGTTGCGGACATATCGGGAGCGTCAAAACTGCCACTCATCTTTTGAATATCATTCATAGCGCGGCCGACCTGATCTCGGGTAACCTCTAATCGGAAACGATACCATGGTTCCAGTAATTGACACTCGTTATTTTGCTTAGACATCATTAGTCCCTGACGGACCGCACGCCATGTTGCTTCACGAAAATCCCCGCCAACTGAATGGACGTTACTGGCTCGACCGTTAATCAGAGTGATTTTCATATCAGTTATTGGTGAGCCTGTTAAAACGCCCAGATGTTCTTTAGATTTCAAATTTGACAAAACTTGATGTTGCCAATTGCTGGCCATAACATCCAAACTACAATCAGTATCAAAAACTAATCCACTGCCTGCTGGTAATGGCTGCATCAACAAATGGACCTCCGAATAGTGACGTAATGGCTCGAAATGACCGACTCCTTCAATATCTTGAGTAATTGTCTCTTTATAAAGGATGCTGCTTTCACCAAAACTAACATCTAAGTCGAAACGTTTTAATAATAATTGTTGTAAAATTTCCAGCTGGACTTCACCCATAATTTGAATACGGATTTCTTGTAAGTGACTTGACCACGACACATGTAATTGCGGATCTTCATCTTCCAACACACTTAAAGCCGTTAAACAAGCATGAATGTCGTTTTCCTTAGGGTCTACAGCATAGTTTAAAACCGGTTGAATCGTTGGCTTCAAACTATCTTGAACATTGCCAAGTCCCATTCCCGGATACGTATCAGTCAATCCCGTGATTGCACAAACTCCGCCTGCCATTATTTCGGGTTCAGTTGTAAATTTGGCTCCGTCATAAACTCGTAATTGATTAGCCTTTTGATCTTTAACCAAGACAGTTTTATTAGGTAATACGCCACCTGTAACTCGCACCCAAGTGAGACGTTCACCTTTTTCATCATGCGAAATCTTGAAAACCTTTGCAGAAAAATCAGCTGAATAATTGTCTTCAACTGTCCAATGATCCAATCCATCTAGAAAATCATCGACCCCATCGACTTTCAAAGCTGAACCGAAAAAGCATGGAAATACCTGACGCTTCTTAATCATCTGTTGAATAGTCTCATCAGCGATTGTTCCATCATCAAGAAACTTTTCTAAAACATCGTCATCTTGCATGGCAATCTCTTCATAAGATTCTTCAACATCTTGACCATTGAAGGCCACACATCCAGGTGACAATTGTGCTTGTAATTGTTTCAAAACTGCCACTTTATCAACACCGTCAGCGTCAATTTTATTGACAAAAATAAACGTTGGGACTTGATAATGTTCCAATAAATGCCACAGCGTTCTAGTATAACCTTGCACGCCATCGGTAGCGGAAATCACTAAAATTGCATAATCTAAGACGCTCATGACTTGTTCTGTCTGTGAAGCAAAGTCCACATGTCCCGGAGTATCCAATAAGCTCAATTTCAAATCATTATATTTAAGATTAGCCTGGTGGGAGAATATTGTAATACCACGTTTCTTTTCCAATTCATCGGGATCCAAAAAGGCATCACCTTTATCAACTCGACCCAATTTCCGTAATTCACCGGATCGATAAAGCATTGCCTCAGAAAGCGTTGTTTTCCCAGCATCAACGTGAGCCACAATCCCCGCTACAATCTGTTTCATAATATTCTCCCCTCCAGAATTAATTCACGCTAATTAGTTTATCACATCAACCACATTTCTATGTGCAGGGATACTTATTGAAAATTAGCAATTAAATGGATCAACCATAAATGTAATGGATAGAAAATATAAAACAAATATTTCAATTGAGCACTGTACTTTCCAATTTTCCCATTGTAAAAATGCAACATTGGAATAATCAGAATAAAGAAAATATCACTAGCATTCATTGCAATACCATCAAAAATCATCAGCGGATTAAAATCTGCACCTATCAAAACTGTTGGTAATTCGATAACTGCTATTAAAACTGCCAACAGTAGATACCATAAATTACGTTTTTTAGCATTCTTATAAGTTAATTGAGTAATAAACATGAACGGTACAATGACAAAACTTCCTTCTAATAATGGAACACTTCCCAAAACTAATAATATAATGGAAAGAATCCGCAAATTTCGGCGCTTTGTTTTACCCTTCTGTTGATTGTCCCATAGCCAAATTACAACTGCACCAAGGGCTAGGGTTAAAAATATGTTATCTCCTGTGATTGACATTGAATATTGTTTTCGTAAAACAAATATATTCATCAAATAGTTGCCTAATCCCATGAAAATACCCCAGCCAATCAAGCGGCTGAGATAATTTCTGCGACTGTGAGTGTAAAACATCCCTTCAACAACTAAATAAGCAAATCCGACTGCTACCACTCGCGTAGTAATATGAAAGAAGTCAGCTAAGTATGGTGATATAAAAAATGTAATATGATCCAAAACCATCAATCCCATTAAAATGATTTTGAATGTTTCTCGATTCATCGCCTTTGACAAATTATCAGGTGTGAATTGTTGCATAATTTAATCTCTCCTTTAAGTATTACTCACATTATTAAGAATTTTTTTGCGAATGTAAATATACCTAACACAACCGTTAGTGCTATATTACAAATTAGTAAGAAAAAACCTTGGAGTTGATTAAAAATGTCTAAATTTCACAAGTTTCTCCATTCAAATGGTTATTACGTCACGATTGCTTTAGCTGGATTGGCTTCACTGACCATTTTGGTTTTGAGTTACATCCCTGGTTTTGACGTATCTCGAGCACCGTATTTAGAAATTGATATTGCAACATTATTAATATTCTCATTCGATTATTTTGGTCGTTTATATTTAGCCAAAGACAAATCCAAATTCTTTCGTCACAATATTGTTGATCTGTTGGCAATCATGCCATTCAATACCCTATTCAACGCCTTTAGAATTTTTCGAATCGTCAATGTAATTCGTTTTACCAAGATTTTCACGCTGGTTCGTTTTATTGGAACTGCTGGAAAAATGCAGAAGAATGCCAAGAAGTTTCTTAAAATAAATGGCTTTATTTATTTGACGATTATTTGTGGAATCGTCCTGGTCACCGCTGCCATTACTTATTCATTAGCTGAAGGTGCTTCTTTGAGCAATTCATTTTGGTGGGCAATTGTCACCGCCTCAACTGTTGGCTATGGCGATGTTGCGCCAACCACACTAGTTGGACGTATAGCTGCCATTTCACTGATGATTGTTGGGATTGGCTTTATTGGAACCTTGACCAGTACAATTACCAACTACGTAACAACCGAGAAGAATGTCAAAAATGAGGATAAGCTGGATAAAATTCTTCTCAAATTAGATAAAATTGAGAAAGAGAACCGAAAACTAAGAAAAGATGTCATTGAATTGAAGGCAAAAGAAACGCTCGATGATCATCAAAATGAGTAATTATCCATTTGAAGTATTAAAAAAATACCTTTTCTTATAAATATTTAAACTTTTATTCACATTTTTATTTTTACTGTAATATAATAATTTTGTTAGAGGAAAGCCCAAATATGCGATAATACCCAAAATTCTCATTAATACCATTCTTCGACAGAATGACTCTTCTAACACAAAAGCCCACTACTCAGCAGCAGTGGACTTTTATTTTTTTATCAGTGATTTTTCTTTAAACATTCTATACCATGCCATATCAAATTCGAATGGAATCTCCTGGCACTTCTCGATTATACTGTACTCAAATATTGAGGAGTGACCGATGAAAAAACGAATAATGCCACTGTTAGGACTTTTACTAACAATCATACCAATGAGCCATACCACAGTCGTTGAGGCTCAAGCCAACCACGAAATTAAATTCGTCAAAACTTATAATAAATTACGAAAAATCAACCAAAAACTTAGCCACAAGTTGTATGAAGAACAACAAGCTAATACAAAGAGTTCAGAGGATTGGGCTAAATTTGTTAAGAATATTAAGTTTCTCAAGAACAACCAAGTCGAACTTTACGTTACGTCTAGTTTTAAGGAATTGAAATCATCCCAACGTGAAAATATTGTTAACCAAGCACAATTATTTACTTTAAGAATCGCGGATAGTTGGAAAGATTTTGGTCAGACTACCTATATGGATGGCTTGGCCACGATTATCTTTTGTGATGGTGGTTACGTTGGTAGATCTAAATATTTGGATAATAAGGAATTTACTTGGAATAAATAGTATTTATAAGGGAGCATTCAAAATGGATGTCCCCTTTTTTTGATTCTCTAGTTAACTAAAATCAACTTTTTACCAGCGCTAAATGAACCATCAGATACATCCCTATTAAATAAGACTCATCTTTGTCAAAACAGAATAAGAAACAATAATTTATCGAAAAGCAATAAAACACTATCGTTTTTCGATAAAATAATGCTATACTCAAATCATAAATTATGACGAGGTATTTCATAAATGAAAAAAGAAACGATTTTTCTGAGACTAACAATTTACGTAATGGGACTAATCATGTTGGCTTTCTGTGCCATTGTGGTTCCACACTATTTAATTGGATCCAACAATCTGATGCCTGACATACCAGTTTTTACAATTCTACTAGGTTTGGGATTATATGCCAGTGCAATTCTTTTCTTCACCATACTATTTCAAGCGCTTAAACTTTTGCATCTAATTGATCAAGAAAATGCCTTTTCAAGTGCTTCTGTTAAATCATTGAAAAACATCAAACAGTTTGCCTACTCAATTTGTATAATTTACATCTTGGAATTGCCAATATTCTATGCCTTTGCCGAAAGAGATGATGCGCCTGGAGTTATCTTAGTCTGCGCTGTCTTTTCCGGAGCACCATTAGTCATTGCGATTTTTGCAAGTGTACTAGAAAAATTGTTACGACATGCTATTAAAATCAAGTCTGAAAATGATCTGACAATTTAAAGGGAGGCATTAGTAATGAAATTACCGACACTCTTTTTAAGATTCACCCTCTGCATCATGATCTTCTTGCTAACAATAATCAGCTTGAGGTCGTTTCCCAGCCTACTAATATTCATGAACGAGAATAGAACTTCTTTACTTATCTTAATTCCCTACGCTGTCTTACTGTATGGTTCAGCAGTTCTGTCATATGGCATTATCATCCTTGCTTGGCGACTACTCTACTTAACCGATCACGATAGGTTATTTTCAAAAGCAGGAGTCCTTGCCGTAAAGATAATAAAAATATTTTTCTACACTATTGCTGTCATTTATGTACTCGCAATCTTTGGTGTTTGCGAAGAAGCTAATATACTTAACGCCCCAGCTCCAATAACAATCGAACTATTTCTAATCATCCTCGGATTAACAATTGGAGTTTTTGCGCATGTATTACAAAAAATTATGGAGGTTGAGATATTAAAATGAAAATATTAACAAATTATCTTAGAGCTATTTTGATATTATTGGCATCACTTTTAGTATTGATCTTCATCTATCTATTTCCGGATTTTATAACCGCCGGCAGTTACACCCATATCAGCATCTTTATAAAAATATATTTTGGTATCGGACTTTACATATCTGGAATACTTTCTTACCTCATAATTGGGTTTACATGGAAGCTGCTACACTTGACGGATAAAAAAACTATTTTTACAACCAGCGGTGTTCATATACTCCAAAGAATCAAACAAATTTTTTACACCATTGCTTTCATTTACATCGTTCTCGCCCCAGCATTCAGATTGATGAATTCAAACGACGACTCCCCAATAGGCATATTATTGGATGTATTTCTAATCATGCTTGCTTTAATGCTGGGAACATTCGTTAATGTACTGCAACTCGTTGTTCAGAAGCGTACCGCAAATTATAAACAGAAACCGGGTCTCAAATATGATAATAATTAATTTAGACCTTATGCTCGTTAAAAGAAAAATGAGTTTGACCGAACTTTCAAAAGAAGTCGGAATAACCATGGCAAATTTATCAATCCTCAAAAATGGTAAAGCAAAAGCAATTCGTTTCTCTACACTTGAAGAAATCTGTCGCGTTCTGGATTGCCAACCCGGAGATATTTTGGAATATAAGGATTCCGATACCAATTAATAATTTTCAACACATAAATAAAAGGAGTTCATCATAATGACGAACTCCTTTTGCGTATTAATAAACTAATAAAACGTATGATTATAATATTTTAAACTGAAATTATCTTCAAAAACAACTTTTGACAACGAAACATTATCAGGTACGGCAATTACTCGCTTAAAAGGTGCCGACTCCAATAATAAGGCG contains:
- a CDS encoding TraX family protein, which translates into the protein MQQFTPDNLSKAMNRETFKIILMGLMVLDHITFFISPYLADFFHITTRVVAVGFAYLVVEGMFYTHSRRNYLSRLIGWGIFMGLGNYLMNIFVLRKQYSMSITGDNIFLTLALGAVVIWLWDNQQKGKTKRRNLRILSIILLVLGSVPLLEGSFVIVPFMFITQLTYKNAKKRNLWYLLLAVLIAVIELPTVLIGADFNPLMIFDGIAMNASDIFFILIIPMLHFYNGKIGKYSAQLKYLFYIFYPLHLWLIHLIANFQ
- a CDS encoding DUF2975 domain-containing protein; this translates as MKKETIFLRLTIYVMGLIMLAFCAIVVPHYLIGSNNLMPDIPVFTILLGLGLYASAILFFTILFQALKLLHLIDQENAFSSASVKSLKNIKQFAYSICIIYILELPIFYAFAERDDAPGVILVCAVFSGAPLVIAIFASVLEKLLRHAIKIKSENDLTI
- a CDS encoding DUF2975 domain-containing protein, producing the protein MKLPTLFLRFTLCIMIFLLTIISLRSFPSLLIFMNENRTSLLILIPYAVLLYGSAVLSYGIIILAWRLLYLTDHDRLFSKAGVLAVKIIKIFFYTIAVIYVLAIFGVCEEANILNAPAPITIELFLIILGLTIGVFAHVLQKIMEVEILK
- a CDS encoding helix-turn-helix domain-containing protein, with protein sequence MIIINLDLMLVKRKMSLTELSKEVGITMANLSILKNGKAKAIRFSTLEEICRVLDCQPGDILEYKDSDTN
- a CDS encoding DUF2975 domain-containing protein; amino-acid sequence: MKILTNYLRAILILLASLLVLIFIYLFPDFITAGSYTHISIFIKIYFGIGLYISGILSYLIIGFTWKLLHLTDKKTIFTTSGVHILQRIKQIFYTIAFIYIVLAPAFRLMNSNDDSPIGILLDVFLIMLALMLGTFVNVLQLVVQKRTANYKQKPGLKYDNN
- a CDS encoding potassium channel family protein, encoding MSKFHKFLHSNGYYVTIALAGLASLTILVLSYIPGFDVSRAPYLEIDIATLLIFSFDYFGRLYLAKDKSKFFRHNIVDLLAIMPFNTLFNAFRIFRIVNVIRFTKIFTLVRFIGTAGKMQKNAKKFLKINGFIYLTIICGIVLVTAAITYSLAEGASLSNSFWWAIVTASTVGYGDVAPTTLVGRIAAISLMIVGIGFIGTLTSTITNYVTTEKNVKNEDKLDKILLKLDKIEKENRKLRKDVIELKAKETLDDHQNE
- a CDS encoding elongation factor G, which translates into the protein MKQIVAGIVAHVDAGKTTLSEAMLYRSGELRKLGRVDKGDAFLDPDELEKKRGITIFSHQANLKYNDLKLSLLDTPGHVDFASQTEQVMSVLDYAILVISATDGVQGYTRTLWHLLEHYQVPTFIFVNKIDADGVDKVAVLKQLQAQLSPGCVAFNGQDVEESYEEIAMQDDDVLEKFLDDGTIADETIQQMIKKRQVFPCFFGSALKVDGVDDFLDGLDHWTVEDNYSADFSAKVFKISHDEKGERLTWVRVTGGVLPNKTVLVKDQKANQLRVYDGAKFTTEPEIMAGGVCAITGLTDTYPGMGLGNVQDSLKPTIQPVLNYAVDPKENDIHACLTALSVLEDEDPQLHVSWSSHLQEIRIQIMGEVQLEILQQLLLKRFDLDVSFGESSILYKETITQDIEGVGHFEPLRHYSEVHLLMQPLPAGSGLVFDTDCSLDVMASNWQHQVLSNLKSKEHLGVLTGSPITDMKITLINGRASNVHSVGGDFREATWRAVRQGLMMSKQNNECQLLEPWYRFRLEVTRDQVGRAMNDIQKMSGSFDAPDMSATQGELNLPTITGFAPVSEMQGYAQTVNSYTHGQGQLESIVDGYRPCHNAEEVIAAADYDPVSDLENTPDSVFCAHGAGYPVAWDEVPAMAHVGYRN